In Microbacterium maritypicum, the following are encoded in one genomic region:
- a CDS encoding carbohydrate ABC transporter permease: MPQPRHKAAARLEVILLAGPALLVFLAFVIFPVLMAGYYGFFSWQGYGPPTDFVGLKNYLTILQDPLFHDALAHNGFILVFSLILQGPAAILLALLLNRRMRGQSLIRVLIFIPYVISEVVVGTGWSLMLQTSGAFNDLLEKMGLGFLANDWLSNPDIAIWTLMVIITWKYVGFAVILFLAGLQGIPEELHEAASIDGASYWQIQWRITLPLLAPTLRIWAFLSIIGSLQLFDLVYIIWGQYIASTAGTSTMATYMVSEGRNAGNFGYGNAVAVVLFLISLVVALIYQRAVLRRDTDGALTGAPARKKRTTR; this comes from the coding sequence ATGCCGCAGCCAAGGCATAAGGCGGCCGCCCGGCTGGAAGTGATCCTTCTGGCCGGGCCCGCCCTCCTGGTCTTCCTCGCCTTCGTCATCTTCCCGGTGCTGATGGCGGGCTACTACGGCTTCTTCAGCTGGCAGGGCTACGGTCCGCCCACCGACTTCGTCGGGCTGAAGAACTATCTGACGATCCTGCAGGATCCGCTGTTCCACGATGCGCTGGCCCACAACGGGTTCATCCTCGTGTTCTCGCTCATCCTGCAGGGACCGGCGGCGATCCTCCTCGCGCTCCTGCTCAACCGGCGGATGCGCGGCCAGTCGCTGATCCGCGTGCTGATCTTCATCCCCTACGTGATCTCCGAGGTCGTGGTGGGCACGGGCTGGAGCCTGATGCTGCAGACCAGCGGCGCGTTCAACGACCTGCTGGAGAAGATGGGCCTCGGGTTCCTCGCGAACGACTGGCTGTCGAATCCGGACATCGCGATCTGGACGCTGATGGTGATCATCACCTGGAAGTACGTCGGGTTCGCGGTGATCCTGTTCCTCGCGGGGCTCCAGGGCATTCCGGAGGAGCTGCACGAGGCGGCCTCGATCGACGGCGCCTCGTACTGGCAGATCCAGTGGCGCATCACGCTGCCGCTGCTCGCGCCGACCCTGCGCATCTGGGCGTTCCTGTCGATCATCGGCTCGCTGCAGCTGTTCGACCTGGTCTACATCATCTGGGGGCAGTACATCGCCTCCACCGCCGGCACCTCGACCATGGCGACCTACATGGTCTCCGAGGGGCGCAACGCCGGCAACTTCGGGTACGGCAACGCGGTCGCGGTCGTCCTGTTCCTGATCTCGCTCGTCGTGGCACTGATCTACCAGCGCGCGGTGCTGCGTCGCGACACGGACGGCGCCCTCACCGGCGCCCCTGCACGGAAGAAGAGGACGACGCGATGA
- a CDS encoding LacI family DNA-binding transcriptional regulator, producing MSGRTTIHDVAKAAGVSVSTVSKAVNGRYGIADATVRRVLDVVQELGYESSLVASSMRARRTGVIGVLLADFEPFSAEILKGVGAAVHDTAFDLLAYSGSRHGQGEGWERRSLSRLSGTLIDAAIMVTPTVVGASTEIPVVAIDPHTGRADLPTVESDSFGGALTATRHLLDLGHRRISFLGGRPDLRSAGLRDAGYRRALSDAGIPVDPDLIRSGRYELEATRDSARILLAGPSRPTAVFAANDLSAIAVIEVAHELGLRVPEDLSVVGFDDVPEASRRALPLTTIQQPMRRLGSVAAEMVFALLAGQPVEEMHVTLPTRLVVRATTAAIGNE from the coding sequence ATGAGCGGGAGAACCACGATCCACGACGTCGCGAAGGCCGCCGGCGTCTCGGTGTCGACCGTGTCGAAGGCGGTGAACGGACGCTACGGGATAGCGGATGCGACGGTCCGGCGCGTGCTCGATGTGGTGCAGGAACTGGGCTACGAATCGAGCCTGGTGGCGAGCAGCATGCGGGCTAGACGCACGGGCGTGATCGGGGTGCTCCTGGCCGACTTCGAGCCGTTCAGCGCCGAGATCCTCAAGGGCGTCGGTGCAGCCGTGCACGACACCGCCTTCGACCTGCTGGCGTACAGCGGTTCGCGGCACGGACAGGGCGAAGGGTGGGAGCGGCGGTCACTCAGTCGGCTCTCCGGTACCCTCATCGACGCCGCGATCATGGTCACCCCCACGGTCGTCGGCGCGTCGACCGAGATCCCCGTCGTCGCGATCGACCCGCACACCGGCCGCGCCGACCTGCCGACCGTCGAGTCGGACAGCTTCGGCGGCGCGCTGACGGCGACCCGGCACCTGCTCGACCTCGGGCACCGCCGGATCAGCTTCCTGGGCGGGCGCCCCGATCTGCGATCCGCGGGCCTGCGCGATGCCGGATATCGACGCGCGCTGAGCGACGCCGGCATCCCGGTCGATCCCGATCTGATCCGCTCCGGTCGCTACGAGCTCGAGGCCACGAGGGATTCGGCGCGGATCCTGCTAGCCGGGCCTTCGCGGCCCACGGCCGTGTTCGCCGCGAACGACCTCTCGGCCATCGCCGTGATCGAGGTCGCGCACGAGCTCGGGCTCCGGGTGCCGGAAGACCTCTCGGTGGTGGGGTTCGACGACGTGCCGGAGGCCTCCCGCCGCGCCCTGCCGCTCACCACGATCCAGCAGCCGATGCGTCGGCTGGGGTCGGTGGCGGCCGAGATGGTCTTCGCCCTCCTCGCCGGGCAGCCCGTCGAGGAGATGCACGTCACGCTACCCACCAGACTGGTCGTGCGGGCGACCACCGCCGCGATCGGAAACGAGTAA
- a CDS encoding serine hydrolase, with product MTTARTAVALALHEAAEANGFSGVIRVDRPGEEPFARGYGLADRAHGLPMAAESRCGVASIAKGFTAVTIGALVDDGTLALDDLVRPFLGDDLPLVDDAVTVEHLLSHTSGIGDYIDESSGSITDYVIDRPLHELDNTEAFVPVLDGRPQVSAPGSRFAYCNSGFVLLALVAERASKTPFHELVQERVFAPAGMASSGYPRTDDMPGDLALGYLGDTDDRTNVLHLPVRGSGDGGAATTAADLHAFWTALFDHRIVSAQMLAVLTEPLNEVEDENMRYARGFWRGWESGTVILEGYDAGVSARTWHDPESSVTGTVIANASDGAWPVLEAVDWP from the coding sequence ATGACCACTGCGAGAACAGCTGTCGCACTGGCCCTGCACGAGGCCGCCGAAGCCAATGGATTCAGCGGGGTGATCCGCGTCGACCGTCCCGGCGAAGAACCGTTCGCCCGCGGGTACGGGCTCGCGGACCGCGCCCACGGCCTGCCGATGGCGGCGGAGAGCCGGTGCGGCGTCGCCAGCATCGCGAAGGGTTTCACCGCGGTCACGATCGGAGCGCTCGTCGATGACGGGACGCTCGCGCTCGACGACCTGGTGAGGCCCTTCCTCGGCGACGATCTCCCGCTCGTCGACGACGCCGTCACGGTCGAGCACCTGCTGTCCCACACGTCGGGCATCGGCGACTACATCGACGAGTCGAGCGGTTCGATCACCGACTACGTGATCGACCGCCCCCTGCATGAGCTCGACAACACCGAGGCGTTCGTGCCGGTGCTCGACGGCCGGCCGCAGGTGAGCGCGCCGGGCTCGCGATTCGCCTACTGCAACAGCGGTTTCGTGCTGCTGGCGCTGGTGGCGGAGCGCGCGTCGAAGACGCCGTTCCACGAGCTCGTCCAGGAGCGCGTCTTCGCTCCCGCCGGGATGGCGTCGAGCGGATATCCCCGCACCGACGACATGCCGGGGGATCTCGCTCTCGGGTACCTGGGCGACACCGACGACCGCACGAACGTGCTCCACCTGCCGGTGCGCGGGAGCGGAGACGGCGGCGCGGCCACGACGGCCGCCGATCTGCACGCGTTCTGGACGGCGCTGTTCGATCACCGGATCGTGAGCGCGCAGATGCTGGCCGTGCTCACCGAACCGCTGAACGAGGTCGAGGACGAGAACATGCGCTACGCGCGGGGCTTCTGGCGCGGATGGGAATCGGGCACCGTGATCCTCGAGGGGTACGACGCCGGAGTCTCGGCGCGCACCTGGCACGACCCCG
- a CDS encoding MIP/aquaporin family protein: MTGTARKALAEAVATFLFVLAIIAAVNSDSPLTPLAIGFTLMVLVFSTGHISGAHLNPAVSVGVFLRGGLSVADFIAYLIAQFVGGAVAALVSMSVWPAGEEAMVIEVGPAFLVEALFTLILVWVVLNTATSKDTAGNSFYGLAIGATVFVGAATVGSISGGGFNPAVALGLSVSGHFAWSSLWLYIAAPVVGAVIAAILFRVLNTDDAKKIAVAE; the protein is encoded by the coding sequence ATGACTGGTACGGCACGCAAGGCGCTCGCAGAAGCGGTCGCCACCTTCCTCTTCGTTCTCGCGATCATCGCGGCGGTGAACAGCGACAGTCCGCTGACGCCCCTCGCGATCGGCTTCACCCTGATGGTGCTCGTGTTCTCCACGGGTCACATCTCGGGCGCCCACCTCAACCCGGCCGTCTCGGTCGGTGTGTTCCTGCGCGGCGGCCTCAGCGTCGCCGACTTCATCGCCTACCTCATCGCACAGTTCGTCGGTGGCGCGGTGGCCGCACTCGTCAGCATGTCGGTCTGGCCGGCCGGTGAAGAGGCCATGGTCATCGAGGTCGGCCCGGCGTTCCTCGTCGAGGCGCTGTTCACGCTGATCCTCGTGTGGGTCGTGCTCAACACGGCCACGTCGAAGGACACCGCGGGCAACTCGTTCTACGGTCTCGCGATCGGTGCGACCGTGTTCGTCGGTGCGGCCACGGTCGGCTCGATCTCGGGCGGCGGTTTCAACCCGGCCGTCGCGCTCGGCCTCTCGGTCAGCGGTCACTTCGCGTGGAGCTCGCTGTGGCTCTACATCGCCGCCCCGGTCGTGGGCGCCGTGATCGCCGCGATCCTGTTCCGCGTGCTCAACACGGACGACGCCAAGAAGATCGCCGTCGCGGAGTAA
- a CDS encoding beta-glucosidase encodes MTLEEKQAQLVGFWVDQGDELVAPMAGEKKTSTRYEDATAHGIGHLTRVYGTRPVDPIERAQWLWGEQARLQRETRLGIPALVHEECLTGLAAWQAATFPTPLAWGASFDPELVEEVGRAIGSSMRTLGIHQGLAPVLDVVRDPRWGRVDECIAEDPLLVGTVGTAYVRGLQSEGVHATLKHFVGYSASTAGRNHAPVHAGRREIEDVLLPPFEMAVREGGVRSVMNSYTDIDGVPVAADPYYLDEVLRGRWGFDGVVVSDYFAVDFLQSMHHVAADSAQAAALAITAGIDVELPSPDAYTTLATQVRDGSLEQSILDRAVGRVLTQKEELGLLDADFTVAPAAIELDSPEHRALARRLAEESIVLLSNDGVLPLDASGAPRIAVIGPNADSAEALMGCYSFVNHVLAHHPEVPAGIALPSVLDGLRAELPAATITHVVGGEVEGEDRSGFPAAVTAAGEADVAIVVVGDRAGLFGRGTVGEGNDVDSLELPGVQRALVEAVVATGTPVVVVALTGRPYALDWALPHRESGAGLTAGLGSVNSPAPSGSAATEKRSLPAAVLQAFFPGEEGGPAVAAVLSGAIAPSGRLPVSLPRSAGVQPYSYLHPALGGRTDVSSVDPSPARPFGFGLGYTTFTHEQLTADATVGAGAEFRASVLVRNSGSRAGTDVVQLYAHDEVASVARPVAQLIGFQRVSLEAGAEQRVEFTVPTERLAFTGVDGVRRVEPGRIRLWVGGACDDEETSTAIEIVG; translated from the coding sequence ATGACGCTCGAGGAGAAGCAGGCGCAGCTCGTCGGCTTCTGGGTGGATCAGGGAGACGAACTCGTCGCCCCGATGGCCGGCGAGAAGAAGACCTCCACCCGGTACGAGGATGCGACGGCGCACGGCATCGGCCACCTGACGCGCGTGTACGGCACGCGCCCGGTCGACCCGATCGAGCGCGCGCAGTGGCTGTGGGGCGAGCAGGCACGGCTGCAGCGCGAGACCCGGCTGGGCATCCCGGCCCTCGTGCACGAGGAGTGCCTGACCGGCCTGGCTGCCTGGCAGGCGGCGACCTTCCCGACCCCGCTGGCGTGGGGCGCATCCTTCGATCCCGAGCTGGTCGAGGAGGTGGGGCGGGCGATCGGATCGTCGATGCGGACACTCGGGATCCATCAGGGACTCGCTCCCGTGCTCGACGTCGTCCGCGATCCGCGGTGGGGGCGCGTCGACGAGTGCATCGCCGAGGACCCGCTGCTCGTGGGCACCGTCGGCACCGCCTACGTCCGCGGCCTGCAGTCGGAGGGCGTGCACGCCACCCTCAAGCACTTCGTCGGCTACTCGGCGTCCACCGCGGGCCGCAACCACGCGCCGGTGCACGCCGGGCGGCGCGAGATCGAGGACGTGCTGCTCCCGCCGTTCGAGATGGCCGTACGCGAGGGCGGGGTGCGCAGCGTCATGAACTCGTACACCGACATCGACGGGGTGCCGGTGGCCGCCGATCCGTACTACCTCGACGAGGTGCTGCGCGGACGCTGGGGCTTCGACGGGGTGGTCGTGTCGGACTACTTCGCCGTGGACTTCCTGCAGAGCATGCACCACGTCGCGGCCGACTCGGCGCAGGCCGCCGCGCTGGCGATCACCGCGGGGATCGACGTGGAGCTGCCCTCCCCCGACGCGTACACGACCCTCGCCACGCAGGTGCGCGACGGGTCGCTGGAGCAGAGCATCCTGGACCGGGCGGTCGGACGCGTCCTGACGCAGAAGGAGGAGCTGGGACTGCTGGATGCCGACTTCACGGTCGCGCCCGCCGCGATCGAACTGGATTCCCCCGAGCACCGCGCACTCGCCCGCCGACTCGCGGAGGAGTCGATCGTGCTGCTGAGCAACGACGGCGTACTGCCGCTGGATGCCTCCGGTGCGCCACGGATCGCGGTCATCGGACCGAACGCCGACAGCGCGGAGGCTCTCATGGGCTGCTATTCGTTCGTGAACCACGTGCTCGCGCACCACCCCGAGGTGCCCGCCGGCATCGCCCTGCCGAGCGTGCTCGACGGACTCCGCGCCGAGCTCCCCGCCGCCACGATCACCCATGTCGTCGGCGGCGAGGTCGAGGGCGAGGACCGCAGTGGATTCCCGGCCGCGGTCACCGCCGCTGGCGAGGCCGACGTGGCGATCGTCGTGGTCGGCGACCGGGCCGGACTCTTCGGACGCGGCACGGTCGGCGAAGGCAACGACGTCGACTCGCTGGAACTCCCCGGCGTGCAGCGCGCCCTGGTCGAGGCCGTCGTCGCGACCGGCACCCCGGTGGTCGTCGTCGCGCTCACCGGTCGCCCGTATGCCCTGGACTGGGCACTGCCGCATCGGGAGTCGGGCGCCGGACTGACCGCCGGCCTGGGGTCGGTGAACTCGCCTGCTCCGTCCGGCTCTGCCGCCACCGAGAAGCGCTCGCTCCCGGCGGCCGTGCTGCAGGCGTTCTTCCCCGGCGAAGAAGGGGGCCCGGCCGTCGCGGCGGTGTTGAGCGGGGCCATCGCCCCGTCGGGACGGCTCCCGGTGTCGCTGCCGCGGTCCGCGGGCGTGCAGCCCTATTCGTACCTGCATCCCGCGCTCGGTGGACGCACGGACGTGTCGAGCGTCGACCCCTCACCGGCACGACCGTTCGGATTCGGACTCGGCTACACGACCTTCACGCACGAGCAGCTGACGGCCGACGCGACGGTCGGCGCGGGCGCAGAGTTCCGGGCGTCCGTGCTCGTGCGCAACTCCGGCTCCCGCGCGGGCACCGACGTCGTGCAGCTGTATGCGCACGACGAGGTCGCGAGCGTGGCCCGCCCGGTCGCGCAGCTGATCGGGTTCCAGCGGGTCTCGCTGGAAGCGGGCGCGGAGCAGCGCGTGGAATTCACGGTTCCCACGGAGCGCCTCGCGTTCACGGGCGTCGACGGTGTGCGGAGGGTGGAACCGGGGCGGATCCGGCTGTGGGTCGGGGGCGCCTGTGACGACGAGGAGACTTCGACCGCGATCGAGATCGTCGGCTGA
- a CDS encoding extracellular solute-binding protein — protein sequence MNSTRRSLISAAAIAAVGTLALSGCTASTPDGGGGGDAAMTLWHNSTTGPGVEFWEQTVADFEKENPGVTIEIQSIQNEDLDGKLQTALNSGDAPDIFLQRGGGKMAAMVKAGQLKDLTDSITGGAAEEISDAAYSASSLDDKIYAMPVAVLPGGLFYSQDLFDEAGITENPTTMDELEAATEKLKAAGIDPVALGAKDAWPAAHWYYWLALRECSAETLAKAADEMNFDDDCWVRAGEDLQAFAATEPFNSGFLTTTAQQGAGSSAGLIANHQAGMELMGAWNPGVIGSLTPDQKPLPDLSWFPFPEVEGGDGEAGSMMGGVDGYSCSVDAPDACVDFLNYLGTSDVQTAYYKAFNAPPVNTVAQEAVTEQYLKDILAAYNAAPYATQWLDTVYGQNVGNALNVAVVNMLAGQGTPEDIVKAVQDAAAKA from the coding sequence ATGAACAGCACACGGCGTTCCTTGATCTCCGCGGCCGCGATAGCCGCCGTCGGAACTCTCGCACTCAGCGGGTGCACGGCCAGCACCCCCGACGGCGGAGGTGGTGGCGACGCCGCCATGACGCTCTGGCACAACTCCACCACCGGACCCGGCGTCGAGTTCTGGGAGCAGACCGTCGCCGACTTCGAGAAGGAGAACCCCGGGGTCACGATCGAGATCCAGTCGATCCAGAACGAAGACCTCGACGGCAAGCTCCAGACCGCGCTCAACTCCGGCGATGCTCCCGACATCTTCCTGCAGCGCGGCGGCGGCAAGATGGCGGCGATGGTCAAGGCCGGCCAGCTCAAGGACCTGACCGACTCGATCACCGGTGGTGCTGCGGAGGAGATCTCCGACGCCGCCTACTCGGCCAGCAGCCTGGACGACAAGATCTACGCGATGCCGGTGGCCGTGCTCCCCGGCGGACTCTTCTACAGCCAGGATCTGTTCGACGAGGCCGGCATCACCGAGAACCCCACCACGATGGACGAGCTCGAGGCCGCGACCGAGAAGCTCAAGGCCGCCGGCATCGACCCGGTCGCCCTCGGCGCGAAGGATGCCTGGCCCGCCGCCCACTGGTACTACTGGCTCGCGCTGCGCGAGTGCAGTGCCGAGACGCTCGCCAAGGCCGCCGACGAGATGAACTTCGACGACGACTGCTGGGTGCGCGCGGGCGAAGACCTGCAGGCGTTCGCGGCCACCGAGCCGTTCAACTCCGGCTTCCTCACCACCACCGCCCAGCAGGGCGCGGGCAGCTCGGCCGGTCTCATCGCCAACCACCAGGCCGGCATGGAGCTCATGGGCGCGTGGAACCCCGGCGTGATCGGATCGCTCACGCCCGACCAGAAGCCGCTGCCCGACCTGTCGTGGTTCCCGTTCCCCGAGGTCGAGGGCGGCGACGGTGAGGCAGGGTCCATGATGGGCGGCGTCGACGGATACTCGTGCTCGGTGGATGCGCCCGACGCCTGCGTCGACTTCCTCAACTACCTCGGCACGTCCGACGTGCAGACCGCCTACTACAAGGCGTTCAACGCCCCGCCGGTGAACACGGTGGCGCAGGAGGCAGTGACCGAGCAGTACCTCAAGGACATCCTCGCGGCCTACAACGCGGCGCCGTACGCGACGCAGTGGCTCGATACGGTCTACGGACAGAACGTGGGCAACGCGCTCAACGTCGCCGTGGTCAACATGCTCGCCGGTCAAGGAACCCCGGAGGACATCGTCAAGGCCGTCCAGGATGCCGCAGCCAAGGCATAA
- a CDS encoding carbohydrate ABC transporter permease, with product MTATSVLVTQRPGRAGRPGRAPRPRPPWANPTVYFVALIVVGLMLAPIAYIIIGGFRTNAQITTDPSGMPQPWVFSNYFDVITGGVFWRQVLNSTIVALATTIGVVALGLMAAYVLARYRFAGRGVLYAFFAAGLMFPLTVAITPLYIVVRSLGLMNSLGGVILPQIAFALPTTIIILVPFLRAIPDEIQEAAFIDGCSRIGFFWRMVLPLSIPGVITTGILAFIGSWNGYLLPLFVLNDAAAFTLPLGVQSFASQYSVDTAKVLAFTSLSMIPALIFFSLFERRIVGGLTGAVKG from the coding sequence ATGACCGCCACCTCGGTACTCGTCACCCAGCGACCCGGACGCGCCGGGCGCCCCGGACGCGCTCCGCGCCCGCGGCCGCCCTGGGCCAACCCGACCGTCTACTTCGTCGCGCTGATCGTCGTCGGGCTCATGCTCGCCCCGATCGCGTACATCATCATCGGCGGATTCCGCACGAACGCGCAGATCACGACCGACCCGTCGGGGATGCCGCAGCCGTGGGTGTTCTCCAACTACTTCGACGTCATCACCGGTGGCGTGTTCTGGCGGCAGGTGCTCAACTCCACCATCGTCGCCCTCGCCACCACGATCGGCGTCGTCGCGCTGGGGCTGATGGCCGCGTACGTGCTCGCCCGCTATCGGTTCGCCGGCCGCGGAGTGCTCTACGCATTCTTCGCCGCGGGGCTCATGTTCCCGCTGACGGTCGCGATCACCCCGCTGTACATCGTGGTGCGCAGCCTCGGGCTGATGAACTCGCTCGGCGGGGTCATCCTGCCGCAGATCGCCTTCGCCCTGCCGACGACGATCATCATCCTGGTCCCGTTCCTGCGCGCCATCCCCGACGAGATCCAGGAGGCGGCGTTCATCGACGGATGCAGCCGGATCGGGTTCTTCTGGCGCATGGTGCTGCCGCTCTCGATCCCCGGCGTGATCACCACCGGCATCCTCGCGTTCATCGGCAGCTGGAACGGATACCTCCTCCCGCTGTTCGTGCTCAACGATGCGGCGGCGTTCACCCTCCCGCTCGGCGTGCAGTCGTTCGCCTCGCAGTATTCGGTCGACACCGCGAAGGTCCTCGCCTTCACCTCGCTGTCGATGATCCCCGCCCTGATCTTCTTCAGCCTCTTCGAGCGCCGCATCGTCGGCGGACTGACCGGCGCGGTCAAGGGCTGA
- a CDS encoding DUF1684 domain-containing protein: MTSTRTSARTALEVADWRRRVFALYDAVRLADSPEDAHELWRMERDELMLHHPATPLLPEDRPLFEGLPLASYDPDWRFELPILPADPGGFDFATGTDGVVPFERIGRVEIPDAGSLDVWRLTTYGGGLFIPVRDALAGREGGTYGGGRYLIDTIKGADLGSDAAGGTIVLDFNFAYNPSCAYDPAWACPLAQPGNVLAVPVPVGEMY, encoded by the coding sequence ATGACGAGCACCCGCACGAGCGCCCGCACCGCCCTCGAGGTCGCCGACTGGCGCCGACGGGTCTTCGCCCTGTACGACGCCGTGCGTCTCGCCGACTCGCCTGAAGACGCTCACGAGCTGTGGCGGATGGAGCGCGACGAGCTGATGCTCCACCACCCCGCGACGCCGCTGCTGCCGGAGGACCGGCCGCTGTTCGAGGGTCTGCCCCTCGCGTCCTACGATCCGGACTGGCGCTTCGAGCTGCCGATCCTGCCCGCCGACCCCGGGGGCTTCGACTTCGCGACGGGGACCGACGGTGTCGTACCGTTCGAGCGCATCGGCCGGGTCGAGATCCCCGATGCCGGATCGCTCGACGTCTGGCGACTCACCACCTACGGCGGCGGCCTGTTCATCCCGGTGCGCGACGCGCTCGCCGGGCGCGAGGGCGGAACGTACGGCGGCGGTCGCTACCTGATCGACACGATCAAGGGCGCCGACCTGGGATCGGATGCCGCAGGCGGCACGATCGTGCTCGACTTCAACTTCGCCTACAACCCGTCCTGCGCGTACGACCCGGCCTGGGCGTGCCCGCTCGCGCAGCCGGGCAACGTGCTCGCCGTTCCGGTCCCCGTCGGGGAGATGTACTGA